TCAGTTTCtgtcactcataattttggaagtcgaccaaaaaaaattcctacatttttttacacagtaattttgtttttattatttggattaaaacattgtaggggtcggaacatgcgacattgctttgggTTTCCTCCAAAGctcacatttatttttcaaaattttggctatGTGTCAATACTTAGACCAGAGAATAtgcaaaatctaaaattactTGCAGTGTTTTATTAGGATATTCGGTCGTTTTCGATCATTATAAGTATACATTATAAGTATAGTTCAAAGTTATTCGcgagaaaaatttatttactcaCAAATATTGTTTGTACCCAAAATGTTCCAATAAACCTCCATAACAATATAACATTGTGTCTACTAGATTTAATTTACTTAACGTACAATGTTATAAATTCTGTCGAGTATTTCAACCGAAAAATCCAATCGTTGtaaacaaaaaagataaacTATTGAGATGAACTACTAGAGAAtgtaacatttttgagaagattGACTTAATTCGATAGATTGtctaatattttaaaatagttgTAGTTTTGTAATCTACTGACCCTTGATTGCACCTAACAAATCATCCACATCTCACCTCTCCACAATTTCACCATCTCTAAGGGATAATGATAGAAGcggggcggagcctatttaTGTGGCGGATGGGAGAGGAGCGACTCCAGAGGGCTCATTTGCGAGATGATCTGACGCACATCTCACACCATCTTCTTTCTTTGcatttctcacattttctttaaaaaaagtggattaagaatatatttttatacttttttcttcataatcCTGTAATATGTTTTAGCCGTTTTAccgttaatatttttttcagaactatgACTCGATTATCAATTTTACAACACCtgttaacatttttaatactttCTAAAATCAATGCGACATCAACGACAGAATCATATTTTGATAGCAGTGAAGAAGCTCCGAATGTTTTATTAAATCATGTGAGTTTAATATTCCTAACATAAAATGTTTCTAATAATTATCtaagaaacaataaaatagTACGTTTTTTCAGCTAAACAACGAATCTGAAGGTGAAGAGCTCACTCAAATAAATGACACTCAGCCTGCCTTTGTCCCAGGTAACTTGTTTTTGATTCCTGTAGTTTAAGTAAATTGCATGACTTTTCGATAGACCtaagtattttttgaaatgttgcaACTTTCAACACCCTCTGGAAGCGAGAAGAAATGATTTCGGAAAACAAATGTATTCTTCCCTTTTCTCCTAACCAAAAACGTGACCTAAAGAACAAGAATCCACATGGAGCGTCCACACTAATTTGAATTTGGGGTGCTGTTACGTAGTCAATGATCATTTCATTTTGGTGGGGTctcattttaaacattttaccTAAATTGACCAACGACTGCTGGAGAGGGTTGATCAAAACATATAATGGGAAATATCATATTTGGAGAAACAACAACAAGACTAATCATGCAGATTCGGTTGATTCTAGAAATCTAGGTGCgcagttaaaggtggagtaccgaaatctgggaaaattttttaaatgattttaaatttgcccctgaaatcgaaaaactgcgtgcaaaaaataaaaaaaaaatttccctgattttaagcttgaaatcgcgaattttatttactttcccattacttttttttcaaatgcgcgcccAAATAAATTCTCCATGGAGCGCGTAGGGGGAGTGAAAATAGGtagagaaaattaaatgaagcAGACGCGCTCCAGGGGGAATTCATTTGGGCgcgcatttcaaaaatctcactGGGGACGCAAATGAAattcgcgatttcaagctcaaatattaAATCAGggagatttttttgattttttttagatagaTATTTGGATTCAGAGACAAATTTGAagtcatttaaaaacatttcttagACTTTGCTGCTCCACTTTTAATATTCAGTAAATCAACATTTTCGCGTATCCAAAGTAAAAGTTAAAGTGTAACCAATACACACATTTCTTTGTGACACCTCAACCAGTGCTCACCTCATGCGACCTCATCCTCCGCAGCTCCTATCGCCACTCAAAAAGCCCCATTATCGGTTTTGATTTGTGGGCCACATTGTGTTGCCTCTTCGCACACTCTCAAGCTAACTACattctgtcaaaaaaaatcttttttgaagttctcaatatttttatgGCATAACTGGGAGATGAAAACGAAGCATTTATAGAACTGAATGTACAATTATCATTTACGTGATTTACAGGTTCTTCAAAACGCCTTACTGAATACTTACTTTCAAGACACAATTTGAATGCTCCGCCCGATGGATTATTATATGTGGAGTACGAACTTGAACTGGTTCATATTTTGGGAATTGATGAATTGAAGCAAACAATGACCGTTCTCATATATGTTGATGAGCATTGGGTCGATCCTAGTCTTACCTGGGATCCAGCACTTTTTGGAGGAATCACGAAAACTTGGATTCCATTAGACAAGATTTGGGTCCCAGATATCATAGTTTTCAACATGTGAGTTGATAGCCTTTTGTCAAAACTAaccagaatttcaaattattaaaatgaaatCTACGGAATTAGACTTCCATGCGAAAATATAATACATGTGCACTCTAACAATTATAATTAGCTATTTGGCGGAAGGAAGGGTGTCACAACAACCAAACATAAAAATTAGGATGAGAGGAAAAGGGAAGAAACAGAGAAACATAGAGATGTGGAAACGATAGGATGGTGTTTCccccaaaaacattttaaaacaatattggTGGCTTCTCAAGCCCCCAATCGTCTAAAGGGTAAAATCTAACAGGCTGGCACATGAGGATCTTCTCTCCGCTGTTCGAGCACCTGCTCGAATTCACTATAATGGTACCATTGTTGCGAGTCACCCGGCGGTGCATACAGTGTCTTGCGAAATCAACATAAGACATTTTCCACTTGACGATCAACGATGCGCAATTGAGGTTagtcaatgaaaaattaaagtaacaatttttgaacaaaagtACAAAGTAAGGTTGCCAGGTTAccaaataactttaaaataacTGAATTTACAAATCCAAGACATCATTCTGATAATTATTTGTATACACATAATACCCAAATTAACGAAACAACGCGTAGTaaacataaaatataaaaaaggtGATAACTAATTAAACACCAGATTCGAGCGGTTGTGATTTTGTCAAGTCGGCAAAATGTATGATGATAGctgaaaattagctttttttgaGGAATATTTTGGATTACGAAGTATTCAACAAATATCCAAACAAAGCAATAAGTCAAACTTacaggtggagtaccgaaatctgggaaatattttcaattgacttCAAATTGtccccctgattccgaatatctatgtgaaaaatttcgagaaaaattacCATGATTTAATATCTAATTGTAAGCTTGGAATCACAAATttacgtggtgtcaggctgtcttattgcggtttgatctacaaaaaatgcgggaatctTTTGCCCTAgactgcaatactaatagaggctgcaagactataattttcgattggccCGTAAGACTAataggggtgcaaaactaatagaggctgcaagactaatagaggaaatacggaaattataaaattagggaatttttttcacatcaaTGTTTGGAATCAGGGGCAAATTTGGTGTCGATTAAAATTTGTTCCCAGATTTCGGCAGCCCACCTTCAAACGCAACATACGCTCAAACAGGAGAAAACAAACGTTTATGAcctttcattgaaaatttgttacaGATTGCTTCATGGGCTTATGGTCaagaaaaaattcgacttCATGCTCACACAGATCACTCTTTAGAACACTACAAGCGAAACGAGGAATGGCATTTGCTGAATCTCAatgtttcagaagaaaaatacGAACACGAGGGTGTCGAGGTGTCGgaagttaaatttgaaatttccctgAAACGGCGGCCACTATTCTATATGGTAACATTGACGTTTCCTAGTTACATAATGTGTGCGATATCTGTCGTGGGACTGTTTGCTCGGTTTTCTACAACTGGGGAAAGAGAAGAAAGATTCACATTAGGAGTAACTGCAATCTTGACCATGGCAGTTCTCTCTTTGGTGGTCAGTGAGAAAGTTCCGCACAGCTCTACACATGTGCCTTTATTGGGTCAGTTAACTATTACTTCATAGGAAATAAAAACTATATCTATCTCGTTTCCAGTTGCTTATTTTCTGTTCAATATGGTCATCGTGTCGATTGCTGCAATGACAACTGGAATCGTCATGAAAGTTCATCGTTTGGGACGATATGGCGACGAGCCAAGTGATTTCTGGATGAGGTGTTTCTTATTGAAACCAGTGTTTCGAACAAGTAACGTGAGTTGTGTAtgttaaaatttgtttgtaactgttcaaaaattatagcGCCGAAAGTATCGAATGAATCCAGAAGAACCGACTCAAGTGATACTTGTTTCTGAagcaaaaaatggagaagttCTCACAAAGAAATCAACGGAGCTCAATGGAACCGTGGTAAAAGAAATTATGGTATAAccaatcaataaaaaacaaaaaaaaacttttgaaatgaacattttcagctttcaagCCGTCTAGAAGCTCTAGAAGAGTATATTCGCAAAATGGTAAACCGATGTGAAACGATTAAGGTGAGCAAAATCTTGcattaaaagtaaaataacTACTCATGTGGCGCTGAACTAACCAATTATCATAGTAATCCGCTTCAAAACTATcttgttttgtttaaattcaaatacaaaaagttGGGAGAACTCAGTTTACCCCTATCATAATTTCGGTAacccactgcaacttttttcacacgagggacgaggcaaaGCCggttctaggccatggccgaggatCCGTCAAGTTTCAGCGGCAATTTATCTTGCCTTGTTTTCCGCttgttttttgtggtttttatttgattttttctccgtttttcttactaaaactgataaataaacttttttaagagttaaaacaatttccatacaaacaaattttttgttatttccgACAAGTAGTGCTGAAAGTTGTGAGGTAAGTATCATCGATTGTGGTGATGCaaaccctaattttttttccaagcaTGATAAATGAATAAGCTGATTAGATGAACAAGACcggcaaaaaagttttgaatttttgcaaaaataaattcaatttttactccaaaaaatcacgatttttttaaccaaaaaatgaaattttaaaaacctcaaaacttttttggttgtcgttatgaaaatcaaatacaTTTAGCATCTAAGCAGCTTATTTGAAGAAGGTTAGGTTTTTGCATTCCCGCAATCGATGATACATACTTACCTCACAACTTTCAGCGCTAGGTACTTGTCGaattaacacattttttttcatatggaaattgttttaacatctgagaaaatatttatttatcagttttagtaaggaaacacgaaaaaaatcacataaacCACAAAAAACAAGCGGAAGCAAGGCAAGATAAAttgccgctgaaacttgttgGATTCTCGGCCATGGCGCCTCGTCCCTCGtgcgaaaaaagtttcagtgaAACCGGCCAGAAAACATTCCTATTTTCCTACGATTTTtgtattcgaatttttattcggATATTTGTGTTCGAACGTTGTAGAAGTGTATGTGAAAATGctctaaatttctcaaatagcCAAAAGTTTTCGTGAATTAGGCAATTTACcagaacactttttttaaaaattaatctatGCGACCTGATAACTGAAGCTCAGAAATCATGATCCTCATTCCGAGTTTCCGGTGATAACGTGTCTTGCGACACACACTTTAATTGCGTTCACCCACTTCTTGTGTgctttgtttctttttcttttgcgCTCATCTTCTTCATCGTTTCTATCTGTCATTTGCACACGCATTGAGTAGTCCACACACACAAGACTGCTGAATGTAGAGAGCCACACACAACACCAACTGTGCCCATAAATTGTTGAATGTGTCTTTTCCGCTGTTAGAAGCCGGCGGAATGGGAAGACAAGCAAATCCACAGAAAGGTGGTTCAGTACCTTACGCAAGTAGCTGGTTTTTGTTCAGTAATTTAGAAATCAAGAAACTTCGCGgaattaaagaattttcaaaatagcttGAAAACATTCAATAAACCTTTATGCTATTAAGGATGCCAATAAGTTACAGATAAAAATTCCCAGTATCCTCTATCGCCATTAGATTCTTACCAGTATCCTCTGTTGCCATTAGATTCTTATTACTTTATGGGTATATGGTGTATGAAGTatgatattttatttaaaaaattttcatgtgCTTTTGCTCAGCCCAGGTTCTTTTACAGGaggtttttaaagtttttgtccGTTCTGATTTTAGCTCACGTaaacattcagaaaattaaaagggTGTAGAATTTGTGgttattttgcttaaatagactaaaactggTCCAAAAACATCAagtttcataatgaaactttaaaacaaatgcacaaattttttttatggcGGATCAAAGgggctttttttaaaaacttttctgatATTATTCCTTTCATCCATGGTAATTTATCTCGCATAAACTCGTTGATTGAGAGACATTTTAAGCCCATTGGCAGCCAATATTGATCATTTTTTCGATACCTATGGGACACATTTATTCGTTTCCGGTGGGGCACGAAAACGTTTTCGGTGGGGCAcggaaatgtaaattttatttgtgccccactgtctgaaaatgttcttaaataaataaaaagacGCCTAATAAAAACCATAATGttcattaaaaagtgataattgaATACAAATCAAGTTCCAGACGCTGCGACGCCgagaaattttacagaaattttgcttttagctgaaaatgggctttttttttcagagctttgaaccgccataactttttttttgagaaattttcaaaaagtttcattacgaaatttggtagtatTTGATCACTTTGGGTCTAAAATGGGAAAGTATCAGATTTCGGTAGTCCATctttaaaaacatgtttgatacgtattttgaattgaatctGAGTTTATTAactaaaagaagaaaaataaacaaataaagcGAGACGAGTTCAACTCGagtgaaagttgaaaaaaaaattataatgctattttgccattttagcaccatttaaattgtttttgatcatttttcgatAGGATGTACTGCACCCTTAAAATTTGACCTGATCAAAATGTGTAAATACTAtgataatataaaaattgttcaaaacaacttttttaaagtataaCAAATcttcgaaatgtttttcataaCAAACAATgtgttttcattatttttctacaaaataaaaaatttcagacaattaaTTTGcttcgaagattttttgacgaccgacaaaaatttatttgaact
This is a stretch of genomic DNA from Caenorhabditis elegans chromosome V. It encodes these proteins:
- the pbo-5 gene encoding Proton-gated ion channel subunit pbo-5 (Confirmed by transcript evidence), whose product is MTRLSILQHLLTFLILSKINATSTTESYFDSSEEAPNVLLNHLNNESEGEELTQINDTQPAFVPGSSKRLTEYLLSRHNLNAPPDGLLYVEYELELVHILGIDELKQTMTVLIYVDEHWVDPSLTWDPALFGGITKTWIPLDKIWVPDIIVFNMVKSNRLAHEDLLSAVRAPARIHYNGTIVASHPAVHTVSCEINIRHFPLDDQRCAIEIASWAYGQEKIRLHAHTDHSLEHYKRNEEWHLLNLNVSEEKYEHEGVEVSEVKFEISLKRRPLFYMVTLTFPSYIMCAISVVGLFARFSTTGEREERFTLGVTAILTMAVLSLVVSEKVPHSSTHVPLLVAYFLFNMVIVSIAAMTTGIVMKVHRLGRYGDEPSDFWMRCFLLKPVFRTSNRRKYRMNPEEPTQVILVSEAKNGEVLTKKSTELNGTVVKEIMLSSRLEALEEYIRKMVNRCETIKWELDEIDAAENIELVRRRSTNGYVRISERLDILFMFLFLSTVTIPVAVLFYLT
- the pbo-5 gene encoding Proton-gated ion channel subunit pbo-5 (Confirmed by transcript evidence) produces the protein MTRLSILQHLLTFLILSKINATSTTESYFDSSEEAPNVLLNHLNNESEGEELTQINDTQPAFVPGSSKRLTEYLLSRHNLNAPPDGLLYVEYELELVHILGIDELKQTMTVLIYVDEHWVDPSLTWDPALFGGITKTWIPLDKIWVPDIIVFNMLAHEDLLSAVRAPARIHYNGTIVASHPAVHTVSCEINIRHFPLDDQRCAIEIASWAYGQEKIRLHAHTDHSLEHYKRNEEWHLLNLNVSEEKYEHEGVEVSEVKFEISLKRRPLFYMVTLTFPSYIMCAISVVGLFARFSTTGEREERFTLGVTAILTMAVLSLVVSEKVPHSSTHVPLLVAYFLFNMVIVSIAAMTTGIVMKVHRLGRYGDEPSDFWMRCFLLKPVFRTSNRRKYRMNPEEPTQVILVSEAKNGEVLTKKSTELNGTVVKEIMLSSRLEALEEYIRKMVNRCETIKWELDEIDAAENIELVRRRSTNGYVRISERLDILFMFLFLSTVTIPVAVLFYLT